The window TCAGCAAACCAGTCCATAATTTTGGTAGGGGGAAAATTCCAAGACATGGAGCTCCACTTTTGGAGCCAGAGTAAATACTGGGAAAAAGAACACCAATTTGAATAAATCAGGAAAATAAGCCCTTCCTTCCCAGGCCAAATTCTAGTCCCACCCCCCTGCTCCGCGAACCACTTTAACAAGGGAAGGGGGTGGTAGAACCAAGCCACCCTCCGGCACAAAGGGCCTGCTGTCCAGCCCCGTTGTCACCAGCCTTATTTCCACAGCCTTTCCCCTCTGGGTTCGGCAGTTACCAAGCACTGACCCCTAATTTAGTGATGTAGGGACTTTTTGTGTAACTTGACAAAGCGTAGCACAACTACACAGTATCCTTTGTAAGATGCTCCAGTGATCCTCGATGTAGTGAAGGTCATGTGACATCTTGTTTGTACATAAAGAATTAGGAACAAGGTTGGGCTGGTGGCAATATATCTTGCCTTGGGGAAGAGCCATGCGGGTTGTTGCCATTATTATAGAAGAGACAATGGGTCTGAAATAAATCAAAACTATGTATGTCGGAACTGCAGAATACAGTTGTCTGTCTCTTGGATAGTTTTTCTTCTGAAGGTTACAAAACAATTTCCCCCCAGCATGCAAATTTATacaatgaaaacagaaaaagaacaTCATTCATGTTTTCTATAAAGAGGATCATCATTACAAAACTGAAGAGGAAAGCATGGATCTTAGGATGCCTGCAATTCTTTCTCTGCTTTAAATACCAATGCTGCCATCATTTCTTAAGTCCCAGTTTTTTCTCTAAGTCAGAGACAGTATTTGCCGCTTGTCCAGTTGCTTTGTCAATACCATCTTGAGCCAGCTTGCATGCCTGGTCCACAACTGTAAATAAGCAAGAAAGGATATTATAAATCcctgtttccaaaactgttgatacccaaggcagttcttttctgaGTTAATAGGGAATGCTCACATCATCCTTACACATACACATGTCTCtctgtctgtccatccatccTCCTTGCTATTTGTAGGGCAGTCCATTGAATATTTCCTCTTGGTTTCCCACCCTTCCCCTTTCCTACTTAATCCTGGCTCAGAGGGAGAATGTGCTTCCTGGGCAATGGTGATATTTCTGGgactccctcccatctgccaaTTGTAGCTTAGGGTACATCAGGGAATTCCCGTGTGGCTCTGCTTCCCCTTGGATGATGTCACTGAAATTCATTGGCAGAGACAGTGGTGAGAGGAGAGGCATGGAGGAGCTTCTGATCTCCAAGGGGTGCAGAGTGGTGTCTGGATCCAATTTTATTTTTCAAGGCACACTTCAGCCCCTCTCATAGCAAACTAGTGTCTCTCAGTAGACAATCTGGGAATCACTGGTATAACAAAACACTCACTATGTTTTAAATggcaagcaataataataatagtgtggcAAGagattgggattgtttttaatgaaaggcggtacatacatttaacaataaataaaaaataataatattctaaGCTGAAATCAACCTCAATGCATTTCATTAGGATGCATCACATATATTTCCAAGATGCTGCTGAGGTAGGcaaatttgcacacacacacaacctgccacttctctgctctcagtcactgctcccaaacctgctGTTCTAAACATGAAAGCCGTGTTGGGGCACTAACACATAAATTTGTGTGTTTGCCCCACAGGAAGCCATTCCTAGTGTTGAACTTCAGTCTGCCTCCTTGCGGCATACACACATATGGTTTGTTCCTTCCTGCCCAACATTTCTGACACTGGGTGGCCCAGCCTCCATCCACAAGGGCTCCTGGGGTCCCTACAGTGTAAGAGGACTCTAGGGCTGCacaaaccctcctgcagatgttggactgcaactcccctcATTCCtgacgattggccactgtggctggggatgaggggagaggCAGTCCAACAATGGGGAGGGAACACGCCCTGCCCATCATGATGATGGAGGTTTTACCAGCTATCTTCCTAAATCATATTTCAGGGAATCATATTTCAGAGAagaaaataagcaaataaaaattGGGATGGAATAAGGTGTCTGCTGGTCATCAGATGCCCAGAAACTGTCcccttattgatttttattttttttaacctaccaGTTGCTCCTGGGATGTATGTTAATAATCTTACAGAATATCACCTACTccagcaaactgagcaaagagacaccttttaaagtggcgattctcttatatttagcagggggagagcaactggccctatccaaccccagcacagcatcccctctagtggctgttgctggtatctgacatgtttctttttagattgtgagccctttggggacaggggaccatcttatttatatattcatttttctacgtaaacctctttgagaactttggttgaaggaaaggaaaggagaggaaaggaaagaaagattgtgccgtcgagtcagtgttgactcccggggcccacagagccatgtggttttcttggtagtatacagaagtggtttaccattgccttctcccacgcagtatgagatgatgcctttcagcaccttcctatagcactgctgcccgatagaggagtttcccatattctgcgaATATTCCCATATTCTCCCCATGATGTGTGGGGAGGAGGTACTTAACAATTGCAGCAGCTGTCCTCCTGAGGTAAATAGCAGcttgtagcttgggagtgattTTTGTTGAGACCATGGCATAATATGAAAGTTTAAATTCCTCCTCCTCATGCTCTGCAGCCTCAAACTCAATTGCCTTCCTCACCCCAGCACAGCTTCAAgttaaataaaaacacacacacagagagagtaagaCTAGCCATTTAACATAAGGTGTTGTTTGACCCTCAGGCCCAGGTCTTTTCTAGCCCTCCAAATATCTGAGACCTTTTTTTTCATAAAGCTCAaaatgctggagattgaacctcatttatgcaaagcatgtgttctaccactgagctatgcccctaTGTAAATTGTCAGGTGCCCTGGCACACATCTCAGGTACCACTTGCAAACGTTGATTGCTTGACTGATTGACAGAACTTATCTCCTGCATTTCCCTCTCAACGATATGCTCAAAGTGGCTAACATTCTCTTACAGTTCAAACTAAACCTTAACAACAAAAATTAACAAGCTGATAGCAAAAAACACAAGGCCATAAGATGGAAAATAAAGCGAGCAGAGAAATTGTGCTCTTTTGACCTCCCAGGGCAGGGAATTCCCCACAGTTAAAAGTTAAGGGTAAAAACTGAGCAAGCACAAAGGTTGTGTATATAGCTCTATTGGTATTTTAGCTAGTAGCAATGTTGCCTGAAGTTGCAGCTCTGAGCCGAGATCCCCTTGGCatgcccctgctgccccatcaTGTTTCTCTTGTACCTTTCTGACCCGCTTCTGTAGTCTGGTTCATAGCTTGCTGCGCGGCCTGTCCCAGGGAGTTGGCTGTAATCAGTCAAAACAGGAGTCGTTAGTCAGTTGTGCAAAGGAGTGGGGTCAGGGAGGCAGAAGAACAAGAGCAAGCCATGCGCCAGAAGAAAACATTCAAATAAATACATCCTTGTAGTCCCATGatgcaggcagcaaaaacaggagcCATAGGGTATCTCCTGACAAGCCAAATTCATGGCTGCTCGTGGTAGATCACTAGCCATGAAGGTCTACATTATaagttacatagagaaatcatagaTGTTCTGATAATGTATCAGCTACATATCAGCAGACAATAACAAGATGTTCTTTgagtccattttattttattttattttatttatataccacccttccaaaaatggctcaggctggttATGGAGTTATTATGGTTATTATGGAGTACGTCCACATCCTATGAAAAACATAGGACCACAGTGCTGTGTATCACAGTACCTGGGTGATTTGCCTGTGACAAAGCGGAACAGTGACATTTAAGGTCATGAATTGGAGAGCATCCAACAGCGAAGTGCTTGTTTGGAAAATCTGTGACTTTCCAAGTAATGGGATGAGTGCAAGACGATGTACACAAAACCTCTTATTTTCATCTGAGTAAGCTGCAGCAATAACTATTTCTCCCCCAAACTCCCAATTCAGTGCCAGAATAAGTCAGAATAATAAGTTTGATTTACTCTGTTAATTAGAACCACTGCAGCACTGAGACAAAATGCTGGCAGTGCCGAGCAGGGGTGGCCAGCccgaggctctccagctcttgcttattttatttattgacttatttagaaatatttatattttaaaaaccctcaaaCTGGTACATacgaagaggaagaggaaggtgaaggtggtggtgatttcctgtccccaaagggctcaccatctggaAAAACCACAACACAAAAAATaggatcccagcaacagccactagaagaaCATTGCACTGGGGATGAAGGGGGACAATTGCTTCCACCCTGCTAAATGTCAGAGAACCACCACATGCAAGGTGTCTCTTTGTGCAGTTAGCAAGGGTCATTTTTGACCCCACAATttgtttgtggctggggatgatgggagttttagcccaacaacagctggcaagCCTCAGGTTGGATACTCCTGTGTTAGAGGGCCTGTGTACACCCTTGAAGAGTTCAAGTATTTcttggccacaaaatggcaacCGCCCACAGGAACCTGATCCTCTGAGCTGAGGAAGTCAATATAGTGGTGTTGGCCATATCATTCCTTCATGTATCATAATCCACAGAAATGTCTGTTTACAGCACATGGAGGTCTTAACCATTCTAACTGAAGGTCACTCAGGCTGGACCTTGACTTGGTTGGACAGTAATGTTGCTTCTATAAACATTAAATGTGGTGCGGTTGAAAATGGCAGACTTGGCCTGGGGAGATCTAAACTCAAATTCTCATTGAGCTTTAAGGCTCTCTGAGTGACTTGAGCTGCtcattatctctcagcttaaccaacctcaaaggattgttgtgaggataaaatgggagaaaTCCCATGCTCATTTCTcgaaactccttggaggaaaggcatgaTACAATGTGACAAGCATACTTACCACTTAGGCTCATGCTCTTGTGTACACCTTTTCAGATCTTACGAAGTCAGTGGAGAAGCTCCAGATTACCTAAGATCCATGTTACCTAAGTGCCAGTTTGATCCATTAACTTAGTTGTAAAGCTGTACCTGGGCTGCTGTACCACTTCAGTCTGCTTGTGGCGGGTTCACACACACTTCAATGTTCCATCatgtatttaaaacaaacaaacaaaaccccccaCCTCTCTACATGTTGAAAACTAGCACACTCAGGAGAAGAGTCCCACCTAGCCCTCTTCTGACATGCTAGTTGTCAATGTGCAGATAATTTTTTTCATGGGGAAAAATCTCAATCTGCAAAACCACCTCCTGCAGCCTCAGGTGGTACAGTTCAGGAAAAGCAATATCACTTGACTACAGAGAATAGTTTGCCGTGTAAACTCTAAGAACAACAAAACTTTTAAAGTGAAATCAAAAAGAAATAATCAAGTGAAATAATAATCAAGTGAAACCCAAAGAAATAATCAAGTGAGCTTTTAAAGTGAAACCCAAAGAAATAATCATGCACATTTCTTACCAGCATCCTGCACTGTACCCTGTGCATGTTGTCCAAGGCCCTTAAAACCCTTGCCAGACATAGCTACTCCCAGCACTGTtcagtttcagttctttccagAATCAAGCCCACAGCTGCCTTCTGAACATTCTGCTGGGGTTTCTGCACCTTATGTTGGTTTTATACATGTCCCAAGGGACAGCCCCCCACAATGCTTGTTgggcaaatattttaaatgggTGGAGCTCCTAGAAGGCTTAGTGTTTTAAGCACAAGGAACAGAACTGAAGGTGTGCATCGAAATAGCACATTCTTTAACTTTCCCAAGCAGAGGGTGTATCTCAGCAAGCATTTTCCTTCCACATCAATGGAATTAATTTGTGTTGCTTATGAATACTTTTTGAATGGAAAACAGCTTAGTAATCAATCTGGCATGTCAGTGCAGAGCAACACATGGGCAATTGTGTGGGAGACACTGTTGTCTCTTGATAGCCGGGCCTCTGTATCCTGAGGCCGACTAGCATAAAAGATTgtattctgatttatttatttatgtttcacGTGGATTTCATGTTGAATACACAAAACATGTGCAAAGGTCAGGAGTGACTTAAGGACAACTAGTTTGGGGAAGCCAAAGGGTGGCAAAGAGGGGAATGAGGATGTTGCTATATATTAAATACTTACTGCGGGAAGGTAATGTTGATAGTTTATTTGTGCATTTAAAAACGTATTCAGAAAAtaggccagattcctctttaaaAATACTGCCTTTGGATTGGGCCAAACCTTCCGGTCTGCTTTTCAGGCTAGTTTTTTCTTCCTGTCCAGGAAtgattggggtggggagagaggtcagtttTAGGAGTATGCATGGACTGATGTTTGCGGTTCAGTCCAAACCTGGACCAAACCACAAACATCGGTCAGTGCGCACTCCTAGCCAGTACCAGGTCAACTGAAATCTGCAGAGGAGATGACCCTACACATCCCTGCACACATGGACTCACCCAGTCCAGATCCCggtcaggaaggaagctaagggttTGGTGTGGATCCTGGGAAGCTGGAGGAGTCTCTTGATTGGCTGCACTGacatctgctgcttgttctggggtaaaGGAGTGAATTAGGCTTTTTTAAACAATgcaggcctttaaaaataattaatgcaTGCGATAGAACCATAATATggtatgactgtattgtctgacccCTTGCCATCATGTAATGTTCCAGTGTGCTGGATGGGGAAGCAGGAAAGATTGAGcaggcgtgggggtgggggggggtgcctgcTACCCTTTGCAGTCATCCCTGACAAAAGTATCCCAGAAGGGACAAGAGAAACCAAAGCCTTTTATTTTTGTCTTGGGCTATCAAGAAGACATTATTCAGGTGCTCTGATGACTGGACAGGTTCCCTGTCCTCTTCTGGGCACAATTGAAGGGGCAGGATGTAATAcgccaaacagcttaggcccaacataagagagccagcatggtgtggtggttagagtgctggactaggacagggagactcaagttcaaatccccattcagccattaaactcactgagtgactgtGGGCCATt of the Hemicordylus capensis ecotype Gifberg chromosome 3, rHemCap1.1.pri, whole genome shotgun sequence genome contains:
- the LOC128351467 gene encoding adipogenesis regulatory factor-like, encoding MSGKGFKGLGQHAQGTVQDAANSLGQAAQQAMNQTTEAGQKVVDQACKLAQDGIDKATGQAANTVSDLEKKLGLKK